The Streptomyces sp. SS1-1 genome has a segment encoding these proteins:
- a CDS encoding exonuclease SbcCD subunit D, which translates to MRLLHTSDWHLGRAFHRVTMLGAQAEFIGHLVTTAREREVDAVVVSGDVYDRAVPPLAAVELFDDALHRLADLGVPTVMISGNHDSARRLGVGAGLMGRAGIHLRTDPATCATPVVLTDGFGDVAFYGLPYLEPALVKDGFGVEKADHEAVLAAAMRQVRADLATRPPGTRSVVLAHAFVTGGEPSDSERDITVGGVAAVPAGVFDGVDYVALGHLHGCQTISERVRYSGSPLPYSFSEAGHRKSMWLVDLDADGGVTAERIDCPVPRPLARIRGTLEDLLADPALRGHEESWVEATLTDAVRPADPMARLTERFPHTLSLVFDPERTPGEPAVSYARRLAGRGDQEIAEDFVTHVRGTGPDPDEQAVLRDAFDAVRADQAVREVAR; encoded by the coding sequence ATGAGACTGCTGCACACCTCCGACTGGCACCTCGGCCGCGCGTTCCACCGGGTCACCATGCTCGGCGCCCAGGCCGAGTTCATCGGGCACCTCGTCACGACCGCGCGCGAACGCGAGGTGGACGCGGTGGTCGTGTCGGGGGACGTGTACGACCGGGCGGTGCCGCCGCTCGCCGCCGTCGAGCTGTTCGACGACGCATTGCACCGGCTCGCCGACCTGGGCGTGCCCACGGTGATGATCTCCGGCAACCACGACTCGGCGCGCCGACTGGGCGTCGGCGCGGGACTCATGGGCCGCGCCGGGATCCATCTGCGCACCGACCCGGCGACCTGCGCCACCCCCGTCGTACTGACGGACGGCTTCGGCGACGTCGCGTTCTACGGGCTGCCCTATCTGGAGCCCGCCCTCGTCAAGGACGGCTTCGGCGTCGAGAAGGCCGATCACGAGGCCGTGCTCGCCGCCGCCATGCGGCAGGTCCGCGCCGACCTCGCCACGCGCCCGCCCGGCACCCGCTCCGTCGTCCTCGCCCACGCCTTCGTCACCGGCGGCGAGCCCAGCGACAGCGAACGGGACATCACCGTAGGCGGCGTGGCCGCGGTGCCCGCCGGCGTCTTCGACGGCGTCGACTACGTGGCGCTCGGGCATCTGCACGGCTGCCAGACGATCTCCGAGCGCGTCCGCTACTCGGGATCCCCGCTGCCGTACTCGTTCTCCGAGGCCGGCCACCGCAAGAGCATGTGGCTCGTCGACCTGGACGCCGACGGCGGCGTCACGGCCGAACGGATCGACTGCCCGGTCCCGCGCCCGCTGGCCCGCATCCGGGGGACGCTCGAGGACCTGCTCGCCGACCCCGCCCTGCGCGGACACGAGGAGTCCTGGGTCGAGGCGACCCTCACCGACGCGGTGCGCCCCGCCGACCCCATGGCCCGCCTCACCGAACGCTTCCCCCACACCCTCAGCCTCGTCTTCGACCCCGAGCGGACCCCCGGCGAGCCCGCGGTGTCCTACGCGCGCCGGCTGGCCGGACGCGGCGACCAGGAGATCGCGGAGGACTTCGTGACCCACGTGCGCGGCACCGGGCCCGACCCCGACGAACAGGCCGTGCTGCGGGACGCGTTCGACGCCGTGCGCGCCGACCAGGCCGTGCGGGAGGTGGCCCGGTGA